The Hymenobacter swuensis DY53 genome includes the window GGAAAGCCAAACGGAGGCGCGAATCCGATTCACGCCCCCGTTTTGGTGGAACTGGCCGGACCCCGAAGGTGGCCGGCGGTAAGCTGGTTTTCAACAGCTCGGAAAGAAGGACCAACGGCTCAAAAGCCGCCGCAGGCTACCAGAACTTCACGTAAAGGGCCGTGAGCAGCAGCATCGTCACCACAATCAGCGACATGGTTTGGGTGCTCACGCGGAACATGCCGGGGTTGAGTTGAATGGCGCGGGGGTTCACTACCGGGCCGGCCAGGCTCACGCCCACCATCAGCACCATGGTAATGGCAAACGACCAGCCCATGCAGATCAGGAAGGGAATTTCGTACACGCCCTGCCCGTTCGGGAAGGCCGTGTAGAGGATGGTTTCGGGGCCCAGCACCGCCGGAGCGTAGTTGTTGAAGAACACCGACAGCGCAAAGCCAGCCAGAATACCCACGATACCGGCCGTGGCGGTGGTGCGCTTCCAGAACATCCCCAGCAGGAACACGGCCAGAATACCGGGCGAGATAAAACCGGTGTACTTCTGAATAAACTGGAAGCCACCCTCCCCGCCAATGCCCAGCAGGTCTTTCCACGTCATGGCCACGCTCAGTACCACGGCCGCCAGAATGGTCAGCCGGCCTACCCACACCTGCTTCTGCTCGGTGGCGTCCTGGTTCAGGTAGCGCTTGTAGATGTCGAGGGTGAAGATGGTAGAAATGGAGTTCACCTTGCCCGCCAGGGAGGCGACGATGGCCGCCGTGAGGGCCGCCATGCTCAGGCCCTTCAGGCCGTTGGGCAGAAAGGTAAGAATGGCCGAATAGGCGTTATCGGAGTTGAAGGCGCCGGTGGAGGCCATTTCGGCCTGCAACGAGCCGTTCTGGTAGAGCACGTAGGCCGCAATGCCGGGCAGCATCACAATCACCGGCATCATCAGCTTCAAAATGCCGGCAAACAGGATACCGGTGCGGGCCGTGTGCAAATCGGCCCCGAGGGCGCGCTGGGTGATGTACTGGTTGCAGCCCCAGTAGTTCAGGTTCACAATCCACTGGCCGGCGAAGTACATGGCAATGCCGGGCAGGGCCAGGTAT containing:
- a CDS encoding sodium:solute symporter family transporter encodes the protein MRNNLTTLDLIVFFVYLIGVSAYGFYIYKSKQKAEQSTKDYFLAEGSLTWWAIGASMIASNISAEQFIGMSGSGFKVGVAVAAYEWVAAVVLIIVAVFFMPVYLKNKIFTMPQFLEQRYNSTLSLIMSIFWLFLYVLVNLTSILYLGALALSNLVGGDSFHVIIVLLALFSLLISLGGMKVVGYTDVVQVVVLVVGGLVTTYIALSLVSTKFGLGGGAFSGFNALMEKAPDHFKMIFDKPTAATPQVEIDKYLALPGIAMYFAGQWIVNLNYWGCNQYITQRALGADLHTARTGILFAGILKLMMPVIVMLPGIAAYVLYQNGSLQAEMASTGAFNSDNAYSAILTFLPNGLKGLSMAALTAAIVASLAGKVNSISTIFTLDIYKRYLNQDATEQKQVWVGRLTILAAVVLSVAMTWKDLLGIGGEGGFQFIQKYTGFISPGILAVFLLGMFWKRTTATAGIVGILAGFALSVFFNNYAPAVLGPETILYTAFPNGQGVYEIPFLICMGWSFAITMVLMVGVSLAGPVVNPRAIQLNPGMFRVSTQTMSLIVVTMLLLTALYVKFW